The Streptomyces avermitilis MA-4680 = NBRC 14893 genome contains a region encoding:
- the orn gene encoding oligoribonuclease, with protein MNDRMVWIDCEMTGLSLSDDALIEVAALVTDSELNVLGEGVDIVIRPPDAALETMPEVVRTMHTASGLLDELAAGTTLADAEAQVLAYVREHVKEPGKAPLCGNSVGTDRGFLARDMSALETYLHYRIVDVSSVKELARRWYPRAYFNSPEKSGNHRALADIRESIAELRYYREAIFVPQPGPDSETARTIAAKHVLPAQ; from the coding sequence CTCGCTGTCCGACGACGCGCTCATCGAGGTGGCCGCACTGGTCACCGACTCCGAGCTGAACGTACTGGGCGAGGGGGTGGACATCGTGATCCGCCCGCCGGACGCCGCGCTGGAGACGATGCCGGAGGTGGTGCGCACCATGCACACCGCCTCGGGCCTGCTCGACGAGCTGGCGGCCGGCACGACGCTGGCGGACGCCGAGGCGCAGGTGCTCGCGTATGTACGGGAGCACGTCAAGGAACCCGGCAAGGCTCCGCTGTGCGGAAACTCGGTCGGCACCGACCGCGGCTTCCTCGCCCGCGACATGTCGGCGCTGGAGACCTACCTCCACTACCGGATCGTGGACGTCAGCTCGGTGAAGGAGCTGGCCCGCCGCTGGTACCCGAGGGCGTACTTCAACAGCCCCGAGAAGAGCGGCAACCACCGCGCGCTGGCGGACATCCGCGAGTCGATCGCGGAGCTGCGCTACTACCGCGAGGCCATCTTCGTACCGCAGCCGGGCCCCGACTCGGAGACGGCCCGCACGATCGCCGCGAAGCACGTGCTGCCCGCGCAGTAG
- a CDS encoding GNAT family N-acetyltransferase, whose translation MPAHPEPAEPPEPPGPAASVGTTGTTGTTGTTGTTGTARIIRTARLDLLPLRVEHAEEMAQVLGDPALHAFIGGVPDTPAALRARYARLAAGSPHPGVRWVNWVLRRRADACLVGTVQATVTGEVAEIAWVVGTPWQGRGFASEAAQGLVDRLTRQSGSVRIVVAHVHPDHHASASVAAAAGLSPTDREQDGEIRWELTVRA comes from the coding sequence ATGCCCGCGCACCCCGAACCCGCCGAACCCCCCGAGCCCCCCGGCCCCGCCGCGTCCGTCGGGACCACCGGGACCACCGGGACCACCGGGACCACCGGGACCACCGGGACCGCCAGGATCATCCGCACCGCCCGCCTCGATCTCCTCCCCCTGCGCGTCGAGCACGCCGAGGAGATGGCCCAGGTCCTCGGCGACCCGGCGCTGCATGCCTTCATCGGCGGTGTGCCCGACACCCCGGCCGCCCTGCGCGCACGCTACGCACGCCTGGCCGCCGGCTCGCCCCACCCCGGCGTCCGCTGGGTCAACTGGGTGCTGCGGCGGCGTGCGGACGCGTGTCTGGTGGGGACCGTGCAGGCGACCGTCACGGGCGAGGTCGCGGAGATCGCCTGGGTGGTGGGCACCCCGTGGCAGGGGCGGGGCTTCGCCTCGGAGGCGGCCCAGGGCCTGGTCGACCGGCTCACCCGGCAGTCCGGGTCCGTACGCATCGTCGTCGCCCATGTCCACCCGGACCATCACGCCTCCGCGTCCGTCGCCGCCGCGGCCGGGCTGTCACCGACCGACCGGGAGCAGGACGGCGAGATTCGGTGGGAGCTCACCGTACGGGCCTGA